The Vicia villosa cultivar HV-30 ecotype Madison, WI linkage group LG1, Vvil1.0, whole genome shotgun sequence genome includes a region encoding these proteins:
- the LOC131635333 gene encoding uncharacterized protein LOC131635333 isoform X1 produces MARRSSGGVFFLSNMNENMKHFQKKLTELELEAEHLLLARHQLVENDKLRNGNREALTALRKKARTTTSSVPSPYGSIMKGVSRPLVQEVCTTCGNHDSFEQTWTMFPGTDLFVGIPFHAAHTILETVNHAPPPANTQSGGGSMLGGIGSTIAQGMAFGTGSAVAHRAVDAVMGPRTIQHEAVVNEAAAAAPAPTANSFGGDACNIHSKAFQDCLNNYGSDISKCQFYLDMLSECRKNSGSSMSM; encoded by the exons ATGGCTCGTCGTAGCTCCGGTG GAGTTTTTTTCCTTTCAAATATGAATGAGAACATGAAGCACTTTCAAAAGAAATTAACAGAATTGGAACTCGAAGCTGAACATCTTCTCTTAGCCCGGCATCAG CTGGTTGAGAATGATAAGTTGAGGAATGGGAACAGAGAAGCACTTACTGCATTAAGGAAAAAGGCTCGAACAACAACGAGTAGTGTTCCATCTCCTTATGGATCAATAATGAAGGGAGTTTCAAGACCTCTGGTGCAAGAAGTGTGTACCACCTGTGGTAACCATGACTCTTTCGAGCAGACGTGGACAATGTTTCCAGGAACTGATctgtttgttggaattccatttCATGCCGCTCATACTATATTGGAAACAG TCAACCATGCTCCTCCTCCAGCTAACACTCAGAGCGGTGGTGGATCTATGCTTGGTGGTATTGGTTCAACCATAGCTCAAG GTATGGCTTTTGGCACTGGAAGTGCAGTGGCACATAGGGCTGTGGATGCCGTTATGGGTCCTCGTACTATTCAACATGAAGCTGTTGTTAATGAGGCTGCTGCAGCTGCCCCTGCTCCAACTGCCAATTCTTTTGGTGGTGATGCATGCAACATTCATTCAAAGGCTTTCCAGGAT TGCCTGAACAATTACGGAAGTGATATTAGCAAGTGCCAGTTTTACCTTGATATGCTATCAGAATGCAGAAAGAACTCTGGATCCTCAATGAGCATGTAA
- the LOC131635333 gene encoding uncharacterized protein LOC131635333 isoform X2, translating to MLKTINHAPPPANTQSGGGSMLGGIGSTIAQGMAFGTGSAVAHRAVDAVMGPRTIQHEAVVNEAAAAAPAPTANSFGGDACNIHSKAFQDCLNNYGSDISKCQFYLDMLSECRKNSGSSMSM from the exons ATGTTGAAGACAA TCAACCATGCTCCTCCTCCAGCTAACACTCAGAGCGGTGGTGGATCTATGCTTGGTGGTATTGGTTCAACCATAGCTCAAG GTATGGCTTTTGGCACTGGAAGTGCAGTGGCACATAGGGCTGTGGATGCCGTTATGGGTCCTCGTACTATTCAACATGAAGCTGTTGTTAATGAGGCTGCTGCAGCTGCCCCTGCTCCAACTGCCAATTCTTTTGGTGGTGATGCATGCAACATTCATTCAAAGGCTTTCCAGGAT TGCCTGAACAATTACGGAAGTGATATTAGCAAGTGCCAGTTTTACCTTGATATGCTATCAGAATGCAGAAAGAACTCTGGATCCTCAATGAGCATGTAA